The sequence CACAAAAATTTGTATCGATATACAATGGATTCCTTGCATGGTGCACGCGATGGTGCGATGGTGTGATCAGGATTCTTTCAAGTATTCCCAATCGGCCATTTTTAAAGGCATCTTCCCCGGCATGGATAAATGTCCCCCAGGTACCATCAATCACCAGAATGATTGCCACCATTTCTGGTGTAACCCCAAATATCATCAATAGCGGAACCTGGATGGCAGCAGTATAATAACCTTCAGCAAAAAAATGTACCCAGGCTACAGTGAGGTTCATTTCAACCGGTGCATGATGGGGTGAATGCAGGCACCAGAAGAGCCTGACGCGATGGCCCAGGAAATGCCAGATCCAGTAGGTCAGCTCCCACATTAAATAGGCGTACAACCAGCCATACCAGGTATTGGGAATAGTGAACAACGCAAATTGGCGGAAATAAGGCATCATTTCGATGTAGACGAATATGATGAACAGCTTTGAAATATAATCGTTGAAAACCTTGGCCAGGAAATTGGTTTTGTAGCGCCGGAACACCTCTTTGACGAATTGGGTATTGCCCATTCTACTTAAGAGATGACTGATTTTATTAGTTAAGGTCAGGCTGACCAATTCCAGTTTCAAAACCGGCATTTTTGAAGAGAACTCTTTAAATGGATTCAACTGCATAAAGAGTTTCAGCATTTCAAAAAGCAGGAAAAAAGTGGTGAGTATAGAAAGGATGGTCAATGCCACCTGGTAGTATATTCTTTTATTGATAGGATCGGTAATGTCCTCCAGGAATCCCATCCCCCTGAAGCTTTTCCAGGTACCGTTAAAAAAACTGTTGACGGTGATCCATAAAATAGTAATGGCAAACCCAAGAAAAAACAAGTTTTCAACCGTATTCAAGGTTTTGGCCAGCGCTTTTTTACTGAACATTTAAAAATGTTAATTTAATATTTGCTTCTTAATTGTTTTACCTGCTCAATATACAACTGGATTAAGCGGCGAATTGATCACTTCGCCAATAACTGCACCTGGGCACCAGGTATTCCAATCAGCAACCTGGTTCTTATTTTCAGGATTTTTCAAACGCATATTTTTATCCATATAAATAATAGTCATCACTTTACGCATCTGGTTCGTAGTGTTTGCTCCGGCCCGGTGAAATACCCAGCCTGAATGAAAACTGATCTCACCGGCATCAAATGGTTCAATTACATGTTTAAAGTCCGTAACTTTTAACCTTTGCTGGATTAGGGTTTCGCTTTCATCACCAATCTCAAGTTCACGGCCTTCAACGATCTGGTGACTGCCTGCACTGAATTCAAGAGGACCTAATTCCAAAGGGGTCGACTGCAATGGTATCCAGGCAGTTATAGTTTTATCAGTCTCCAATGGCCAGTAATACTGGTCTGCGTGCCACGGCGTAATGCCACCGCCACCTTCCTTGAACAATGCCTGGTCATGGTAAATCCGCACGCCATTGGTCTGCATCAGGTCAGTAGCAATCTTTGCAAGGCGCTTGCTGAAAACCAGTTCTTTCACCACTTCATCTTCGCGCCATAAGTTGAAGAGTTGCAAAAAAGCCTTCCCATAGGTACTACGTTCTTCAAGATTGGTTGTTACAGTATTCATGGCATTTACCCTGCTTGTAATTACTTGATTAAAAAAAGAAAGGGTTTCTTCATTAAGAACCTGCTTTAATTTAATGTACCTGTTCTCCTGGTAGAATTCAATCTGGCCTGCCTGTAATGTATAGGGCTCTTTCAGGAAAGTTGCAATGGATGTTGGGATGGACATAATATGGTTTGACCTTTTTTTGCTCGTTTAATTTACAAAAATTACTACAATTGCAGGATGTTACCGCCATTCAATTTGAACAATAGAATGGATAGCCACTGGAGGAACTGTAATCGTAACCGCTTCCTGCTCCGCCACAAAATCCAATTCCTTCCCACCCGGTTGTACAACCACTTTCCTCACCGGATGGTTAGTCCTGACAGAAACCTTTAATGGGCTTGTTGCAGGAACATGATCGTATTCATATACTTTCTTGTTGAAGTGCGCCCCTGCAGTATTAATCAGGTGAATCAATAATTGACCGTTTTTCCGTCTCAACGTAGTTTGTACATCATCTGATCCAGTAATTCTGACCATAGGCTTTGGGAATACATTTCTGATAATTGAATTAAGGATATTCACATATCCCCTGGCCTGATAATTGTAATAAACGTTGCTCAGGTCTGCATATACTCCCGATATTTTACCTTTTCCATAAGCAGCAACTGTTGCCACTGGCAAACCAGTGGAAAACCGGAAATCATCAGTCTTATAAAATTCCCCAATCACTTTCGTGCCTTTTTTTACCTGCACATCCTGCACCATGGTTTTCGCTGCTGCGATTTGGCTGTCAAACCCGAAATAAGCAATTTTTAATTCCGGTTCCCCTTGAAAGCTGACACCCAACTCCGGTTCAAATTCTTTTACAGCTTTTGCACCTATTACTACCAGGTTTCCACCTTGTTGCACATACTCTAATGCCTGCTTTTTTAGCGCCGGATCAAGACCCGTCCATTCGGGAATAATAATTACAGGATATTGATTGATTTTACTTTTCAACTGGTGATCCAGTAATATCTCTGTACTGTTCTGTCCATCAAGTAACAACGATAATATTCCTTCTACATTGGGCACATTCCATCCATATACCTGATTGCTTTGTGTTCGTTTACTATAGGTCGAATACCAAAGACCTATTTGTGGAACTGTTTCAGCCCCTTTACAAAAGGCCTGGCGATCCCGACAAAACTTACCCAATCCGGCCATCGTCGGAAAATACCAGGGCTTTATGGAACCATCGTCGCTCTGGGTAAAATAACATTGAAAACCACCACCCATAGCAATAACCTGGGCCGCTTCCTGTTCGAGTTGCACCAAAGATTTTGGCCCCTTGATGCCACCTTCAGGACCGAAATCATAAGCAAAACCCCAGGACATCAGGTCCCAGGGCTTTCCCTGCAGGGCCATACAACGGGCCTGGAATGCCGCGTTATAAACACCATTCTGTCCGGCAACATCACCAGACAAATAATCTACATTTACATCCACTGGTTCGGGCATCAGGGACGAATAGCTCCAGTTACTGGTAATCTGGAAAGCCGGATTATAGGCATGAATGGCATCTATATACTTCCTTAAATAACTACGGAATATTTTCCGGTTGTATTCAACAAATGCACTATAATTCGAATCGGCCGATGATTTAGGTATGGTGCTGGTTCCTGTCTCTTTAGAAAATTTCTCCAGCACCTCAGGTGAATAATCCAGTTGTGTTGCCCAGCATTCCCCATCTACCCATGCACCATTTACACCATAATCCGAAATTTCTTTTAACTGCGGAATCAGCAGCAGTTCGGAATATGCACCCAGGTAAGCGTTCCTTTCTTTATCAGGTGAACCATCTGGCTGGCGTCTTGCCCAATCAGGATGATCTGTCACCGCCTTATAATCCAATATCCCTGAATAATGCACATACAAGGCAACATTGTGCTTTGCAGTAACATCCCGCCATATCTTAAGGATGTCTTTAGTAAAACCACCTGCAGGGTTACCCACTTTTGTCGGATAACTGGAATATCCGGGGTGCCCCTTACAATCAACCTGCACAAAGTCGGGTCGCACAATGGTCAGGAAAGAGTCGATCATTCCGGGAGTAAATGTCATCCCGATTTCCTTATTGTTTTGCGTAGCATGGAAATCAAAATGGATACCGAAAAAACTATCCTCCCTTTTTTTGGGTTGGGCATTTCCAATAGTTGCAAAAATCAACATGGGGAGCAATGCGTGCAGGTTTCGCATGGTCATTTTTTAATCGCTTTTTGGGAATACCCGAATATAACTTAAACGCTCTGGTTCAGGCAAAGAAGAATGGTGGGCAACGAATGGTATTTTTGTATGTTTACCCTTTATACAATATGGACGCATTATTTCACCAGACCTTTACCAATTGGTTGCTGATCATTTTAGCCACATTTATTATTGGGCTTTCCAAAGCCGGATTAAAGGGAATTGAAATGATGAATGTGACCATTATGGCTATTGTATTTGGCAGCAAAGCCTCTACAGGAATCGTTCTCCCCCTCCTTTGTGCAGCCGATATTATGGCGGTGAAATTCTATCATCGCCATGCACAATGGCCTTACTTCTGGAAACTAATTCCCTGGATGG comes from Flavihumibacter fluvii and encodes:
- a CDS encoding sterol desaturase family protein, whose amino-acid sequence is MFSKKALAKTLNTVENLFFLGFAITILWITVNSFFNGTWKSFRGMGFLEDITDPINKRIYYQVALTILSILTTFFLLFEMLKLFMQLNPFKEFSSKMPVLKLELVSLTLTNKISHLLSRMGNTQFVKEVFRRYKTNFLAKVFNDYISKLFIIFVYIEMMPYFRQFALFTIPNTWYGWLYAYLMWELTYWIWHFLGHRVRLFWCLHSPHHAPVEMNLTVAWVHFFAEGYYTAAIQVPLLMIFGVTPEMVAIILVIDGTWGTFIHAGEDAFKNGRLGILERILITPSHHRVHHARNPLYIDTNFCVLLPFWDWLFGTLQNERHEVKIEYGITRETIPTSFIDMYFGECICLFKDLKETPGFINKIKLLFQPPGWQPGSVEHTAKVVRQNFLKGREYLAKTSRDQLFSRTLIEPSLAPTKTGNP
- a CDS encoding phytanoyl-CoA dioxygenase family protein is translated as MSIPTSIATFLKEPYTLQAGQIEFYQENRYIKLKQVLNEETLSFFNQVITSRVNAMNTVTTNLEERSTYGKAFLQLFNLWREDEVVKELVFSKRLAKIATDLMQTNGVRIYHDQALFKEGGGGITPWHADQYYWPLETDKTITAWIPLQSTPLELGPLEFSAGSHQIVEGRELEIGDESETLIQQRLKVTDFKHVIEPFDAGEISFHSGWVFHRAGANTTNQMRKVMTIIYMDKNMRLKNPENKNQVADWNTWCPGAVIGEVINSPLNPVVY